A part of Bacillus thuringiensis genomic DNA contains:
- a CDS encoding CcdC family protein, with the protein MNIVVLSSIVAVCMAVGAMFIRLKAAKKPATLKKIILPPFFMSTGALMYVFPEFRLTPAEMLEAIGVGLFFSIFLIKTSKFEIRGQEIYLKRSKAFVFILIGLLVVRIVFKTYLSQSLDLGQLSGMFFLLAFAMIVSWRIAMYRSFTKLQKEMEKEDGFYNEKDMKLT; encoded by the coding sequence ATGAACATAGTTGTTTTATCCAGTATCGTTGCTGTTTGTATGGCTGTTGGTGCGATGTTTATTCGTTTGAAGGCAGCTAAGAAACCTGCAACATTGAAAAAGATTATACTTCCGCCATTTTTTATGAGTACGGGAGCGTTGATGTATGTTTTTCCTGAATTTCGATTAACTCCAGCAGAAATGCTAGAAGCAATTGGTGTCGGCTTGTTTTTCTCTATTTTTCTTATTAAAACATCTAAATTTGAAATTAGAGGACAAGAGATTTATTTGAAGCGTTCAAAGGCATTTGTTTTTATATTAATTGGATTACTTGTCGTGCGGATTGTATTTAAAACTTATTTAAGCCAATCTCTTGATTTAGGACAACTTAGTGGAATGTTCTTCTTACTGGCATTCGCTATGATTGTGTCATGGAGAATTGCCATGTACCGTTCCTTTACGAAATTACAGAAGGAAATGGAAAAAGAAGATGGTTTTTATAATGAAAAAGATATGAAATTAACTTAA